The following proteins are encoded in a genomic region of Sorangiineae bacterium MSr12523:
- a CDS encoding YbhB/YbcL family Raf kinase inhibitor-like protein, with amino-acid sequence MGTLLRGVRAGEKHLAYNDPAASNAPLSLVLSSSSFEFGGTIPRKHAGPGEGENISPELSWLGVPPETAELVLIVEDPDAPLPRPFVHAIATGIQPTATTIAEGRLSDTAAPGDGLAMGKNTFGKTTYGGPRPVPGHGPHTYVFQLFAVDKRLTFEGVPSRADVLRQMEGAVIARGRIEGTYER; translated from the coding sequence GTGGGTACCCTTCTTCGTGGAGTGCGAGCGGGCGAGAAACATCTCGCCTACAACGATCCGGCCGCATCGAATGCGCCGCTCTCGCTTGTGCTCTCGAGCTCCTCGTTCGAATTCGGGGGGACGATTCCTCGCAAGCACGCCGGTCCCGGTGAGGGTGAAAATATATCGCCGGAGCTGTCTTGGTTGGGCGTGCCACCGGAGACGGCGGAGCTGGTGCTCATCGTCGAGGATCCGGACGCGCCCCTGCCCCGCCCCTTCGTCCACGCGATCGCCACCGGTATCCAGCCCACCGCGACGACCATTGCCGAAGGGCGCCTTTCCGACACGGCGGCGCCAGGCGATGGGCTCGCGATGGGGAAGAACACCTTCGGCAAGACGACGTATGGCGGGCCGCGGCCGGTGCCCGGTCATGGTCCGCACACGTACGTCTTTCAGCTTTTCGCGGTGGACAAACGCCTCACGTTCGAGGGCGTCCCGTCACGGGCGGACGTTCTGCGCCAGATGGAGGGCGCCGTGATTGCGCGCGGACGGATCGAGGGGACGTACGAGCGCTAA
- a CDS encoding DEAD/DEAH box helicase: protein MTTMRAKRTISKPFSPSKLEGGKSSKGGLAKGERPGAVERAHVLDVPFAMRGVATAGGARWDAERNVFLYRGESLPPSLAPFLPAPYSWEARVQRELDADDGVARRPSKPTADITLRPHQTDAVRAILASHTARRPGFLLADDVGLGKTITAWEAIRRMEASRSVLIVCPLAVIAHWRRTIEAMGDAGKDIVLLNYERLGKLFELSAEARKKVRSKKGLARSGSAIDFDVIVWDESHRCKNPAAARSKLAAKLVASAGFCLWLSATAGQNPLELSYLAPLLASVTGSRAADLKDFEGWCQEQGLGLTRGAYGRWEWRGDVSDCAKVRALLFDARKGSPSAGIRRRPEDIAGWPEINRILTPIELDGQARELYTQAWSAFRREMDLAPRGRDPKSALAATLRLRQKSSLIRASGTVELVRELLDNGHQVAISVAFMETLTSIREALESEKIGCAAIHGRMPAAEREEERLRFQRGKAPVVLFTVEEGISLHQGEYADIARSEVIHDLRWSGIQMAQIEGRCHRDGRFAQVYWAYADGTIEDRIARIVARRLQSMKEMVGDDVETLREIERLLDTEA from the coding sequence ATGACCACGATGCGCGCGAAGCGCACCATCTCGAAACCTTTCTCTCCATCCAAGTTGGAGGGAGGGAAATCTTCGAAGGGAGGGCTTGCGAAGGGCGAGCGACCGGGAGCCGTCGAGCGCGCCCACGTTCTCGACGTCCCCTTCGCCATGCGCGGTGTGGCCACCGCCGGCGGCGCACGCTGGGACGCCGAGCGCAACGTCTTCCTCTACCGCGGCGAGTCCCTTCCGCCATCGCTCGCTCCCTTCCTTCCCGCGCCGTATTCCTGGGAGGCCCGCGTTCAACGCGAACTCGACGCCGACGACGGCGTCGCACGCCGCCCCTCGAAGCCCACCGCGGACATCACCCTGCGCCCGCATCAAACCGACGCCGTGCGAGCGATCCTCGCCTCGCACACCGCACGCCGCCCTGGCTTTCTCCTCGCCGACGACGTCGGCCTCGGCAAGACCATCACCGCCTGGGAGGCCATCCGCCGCATGGAGGCCTCCCGCTCGGTTCTCATCGTGTGCCCCCTCGCGGTCATTGCGCACTGGCGCCGCACCATCGAGGCCATGGGCGACGCCGGCAAGGACATCGTCCTCCTGAATTACGAGCGCCTCGGCAAATTGTTCGAGCTCTCCGCGGAGGCGCGCAAAAAGGTCCGCTCCAAAAAAGGACTCGCGCGTTCGGGCAGCGCCATCGACTTCGACGTCATCGTCTGGGACGAAAGCCATCGCTGCAAAAACCCGGCAGCCGCCCGCTCCAAGTTGGCCGCGAAGCTGGTGGCCAGCGCGGGCTTCTGCCTCTGGCTCTCCGCCACCGCGGGCCAGAATCCCCTCGAGCTCTCGTACCTCGCGCCGCTCCTCGCCAGCGTCACCGGAAGCCGCGCCGCCGATCTGAAAGACTTCGAAGGCTGGTGCCAGGAGCAAGGCCTCGGCCTCACCCGCGGAGCGTACGGCCGCTGGGAATGGCGCGGGGACGTTTCGGACTGCGCGAAAGTTCGCGCGCTCCTCTTCGATGCTCGCAAAGGCTCGCCCTCGGCGGGCATCCGCCGCCGCCCGGAAGACATCGCCGGCTGGCCGGAGATCAACCGCATCCTCACGCCCATCGAGCTCGATGGCCAAGCGCGCGAGCTGTACACGCAAGCCTGGAGCGCCTTCCGCCGCGAGATGGATCTCGCCCCGCGCGGTCGCGATCCCAAGTCGGCCCTCGCGGCCACCTTGCGCCTGCGCCAAAAGAGCTCGCTCATCCGCGCATCCGGCACGGTCGAACTCGTGCGCGAGCTGCTCGACAACGGCCACCAAGTGGCCATCTCGGTGGCCTTCATGGAGACCCTCACGTCCATCCGCGAGGCGCTCGAGTCCGAGAAAATCGGGTGCGCGGCCATCCACGGCCGCATGCCCGCGGCCGAGCGTGAGGAAGAGCGCCTGCGCTTTCAGCGCGGCAAGGCCCCGGTGGTTCTCTTCACGGTGGAGGAGGGCATCTCGCTTCATCAAGGCGAGTACGCCGACATCGCGCGCTCGGAGGTCATTCACGATCTGCGATGGTCCGGCATTCAAATGGCGCAAATCGAAGGCCGCTGCCACCGCGATGGGCGCTTCGCCCAGGTCTACTGGGCCTACGCCGACGGCACCATCGAGGATCGCATCGCCCGCATCGTGGCGCGCCGCCTTCAATCGATGAAGGAGATGGTCGGCGACGACGTGGAGACCCTTCGCGAGATCGAGCGCCTGCTCGACACCGAGGCTTAG
- a CDS encoding DUF2293 domain-containing protein, whose protein sequence is MPESLTLAPTSDPRVFVAPDGTRCSPPAGWACLPPGDAGLTRRVKQAGPSWAVIEKRGRKAFSKGLWAPSENIEAARSALDAERSTEGYAKKRAAATARREHAQAVYVVSFEEEVLGFLRFAPRWEELARSVARKVTAHATPVGSGTVARTQRISIDERAESAVIAWMRHQTTAYDSMVIPRIAGKRREVRRELATISRAVLDLHRRDAPHAPTSCPLCKAVST, encoded by the coding sequence ATGCCTGAATCGCTCACGCTCGCCCCGACCTCCGATCCACGCGTTTTCGTCGCGCCCGATGGCACCCGATGCAGCCCGCCCGCAGGCTGGGCGTGCCTTCCGCCGGGCGATGCAGGCCTGACGCGAAGGGTGAAGCAAGCGGGCCCTTCGTGGGCGGTCATCGAGAAGCGTGGACGCAAGGCCTTCTCCAAAGGGCTGTGGGCACCGAGCGAGAACATCGAGGCCGCGCGCTCCGCGCTCGATGCCGAGCGATCCACCGAGGGGTACGCGAAAAAGCGCGCCGCCGCCACCGCCCGGCGCGAGCACGCGCAAGCGGTGTACGTCGTCTCGTTCGAGGAAGAGGTCCTCGGCTTTCTGCGGTTCGCCCCGCGATGGGAGGAGCTCGCACGCTCCGTGGCACGCAAGGTCACGGCGCACGCCACACCCGTGGGAAGCGGCACCGTCGCACGCACGCAGCGCATCTCCATCGACGAGCGCGCCGAGTCCGCGGTCATCGCGTGGATGCGCCACCAGACGACGGCCTACGACTCCATGGTGATCCCGCGCATCGCAGGAAAACGACGCGAGGTGCGACGCGAACTCGCCACGATCTCCCGCGCCGTGCTCGATTTGCACCGGCGGGACGCTCCCCACGCCCCGACATCCTGCCCGCTCTGCAAAGCGGTTTCGACGTGA
- a CDS encoding class I SAM-dependent methyltransferase codes for MTKDYVTDVPYQRSFVDLSPSQLSLVAALNGFPTPITDGDFDYCEMGSAQGDSIAPLAAANPNGRFVGVDVNHAHIEAARRFASEGKLENLRFVERDFEHLDEDATPPFDFMAAHGVLSWVGPSKRKALLDFAAAKLKPGGLLHVSYNALPGWAAVEPLRQLLLTGAAGANQDDTRERARLGFALAKHMHDAGALYFAGNSSAGVMLRTMEELGIPYIAHEYLNAHWVPMYFAQVAREMAERDLHFVGQLPLYMNYRDLALPPNMSKLLEGVHDRGAFETLKDFALNEFFRRDVFIKGSVGRAAATTQAYFDVTAFGLQRTPPITEVRLPQGTVTFEGPLFEALFDALTKGAATGTALLGRPELATFGAENIRAALLRAVVTGCVLPVQPAPRASARRAGNAPRIPLEYNRMVLRHALRNEMPLALAAPRMGAGMAISAHEALVLRLLTEVPSAKWQTPKQWTHDLLVKDSYSLKVAGRPVNDVEEATRILLAEVDKFRQNRLPRFLEWGILE; via the coding sequence GTGACGAAGGATTACGTCACCGATGTCCCCTACCAGCGGAGTTTCGTCGACCTCAGTCCGTCCCAACTGAGCTTGGTCGCGGCCCTCAATGGATTTCCGACGCCCATAACCGACGGAGACTTCGACTACTGCGAAATGGGCTCTGCCCAGGGCGACAGCATCGCCCCGCTCGCAGCAGCCAATCCAAATGGCAGGTTCGTGGGCGTGGACGTGAATCACGCGCACATCGAAGCAGCTCGGCGATTCGCAAGCGAAGGAAAGCTCGAAAACCTCCGCTTCGTCGAGCGGGACTTCGAGCACCTGGACGAGGACGCCACCCCGCCATTCGATTTCATGGCGGCCCATGGAGTTCTGAGTTGGGTCGGGCCGTCCAAACGCAAGGCCCTTCTCGACTTTGCGGCGGCCAAACTGAAGCCGGGCGGCCTCCTCCATGTCAGCTACAATGCGCTCCCGGGTTGGGCCGCCGTCGAGCCGCTGCGCCAATTGCTCCTCACCGGGGCGGCAGGTGCAAATCAAGACGATACGCGCGAGCGCGCGCGTTTGGGCTTTGCCTTGGCGAAACACATGCACGATGCCGGTGCACTGTACTTCGCGGGGAATTCGTCCGCAGGGGTGATGCTCCGGACGATGGAGGAGCTCGGGATCCCTTACATCGCCCACGAGTACCTCAATGCCCATTGGGTACCCATGTATTTTGCACAGGTTGCCCGCGAGATGGCCGAGCGAGATCTACATTTCGTCGGCCAGCTGCCGCTGTATATGAATTACCGCGATTTGGCATTACCTCCGAACATGTCGAAGCTTCTGGAAGGGGTCCACGATCGCGGCGCATTCGAGACGTTGAAAGACTTTGCCCTGAACGAGTTCTTTCGGCGTGACGTATTCATCAAAGGGAGTGTGGGGCGCGCGGCCGCGACCACGCAGGCCTATTTCGATGTTACGGCGTTCGGGTTGCAACGTACGCCGCCGATAACGGAGGTACGGCTTCCCCAGGGTACCGTGACCTTCGAGGGGCCTCTGTTCGAGGCGCTCTTCGATGCCTTGACGAAAGGTGCTGCCACGGGCACGGCCTTACTCGGGCGCCCCGAGCTCGCGACCTTTGGTGCGGAAAATATCCGTGCTGCGCTGTTGCGGGCCGTGGTCACCGGCTGCGTCCTTCCGGTGCAGCCAGCTCCACGTGCGTCCGCGCGGCGCGCTGGGAATGCGCCGCGCATTCCGTTGGAATACAATCGCATGGTGCTCCGGCATGCGTTGCGAAACGAGATGCCCTTGGCACTCGCCGCGCCGCGCATGGGGGCAGGAATGGCGATTTCAGCGCACGAGGCGTTGGTTCTCCGATTGCTGACGGAGGTCCCTAGTGCGAAATGGCAAACGCCCAAACAATGGACGCACGACCTCTTGGTCAAAGACTCGTACTCGCTCAAGGTGGCTGGCCGTCCCGTGAACGACGTGGAGGAAGCGACCCGTATTCTTCTCGCAGAAGTGGATAAATTTCGACAAAACCGCCTCCCTCGATTCCTCGAATGGGGCATCCTCGAATGA
- a CDS encoding DUF2914 domain-containing protein: MKLSHVVLVAAAALVPSLIPAAAHADGGVSIVSSQFTDRVEGGKPVGDAKSVAGARKVVYWIDAANTGDPAQITLVWTVDGKEVQRQSLDVGHAPHWRTWGSRPVGGAKSISVRILDAAGTSLKEDSVSLEAKPS, encoded by the coding sequence ATGAAGCTTTCGCACGTCGTTCTCGTTGCCGCCGCTGCCCTCGTTCCTTCCTTGATTCCCGCCGCCGCCCACGCGGACGGAGGCGTCTCCATCGTGAGCTCGCAGTTCACCGATCGCGTGGAGGGCGGAAAGCCCGTGGGCGATGCCAAGTCCGTCGCCGGCGCGCGCAAGGTCGTCTATTGGATCGATGCCGCCAACACCGGCGACCCCGCGCAGATCACGCTCGTGTGGACGGTGGATGGCAAAGAGGTGCAGCGCCAATCGCTCGACGTCGGGCACGCCCCGCATTGGCGCACGTGGGGTTCGCGCCCCGTGGGGGGCGCGAAATCGATCTCCGTTCGCATCCTCGACGCCGCCGGTACCTCGTTGAAAGAGGACTCCGTCTCGCTCGAGGCGAAGCCATCCTAA
- a CDS encoding DUF1775 domain-containing protein: protein MSKTSSAVVVGVFTLVTPALAAAHISLGAAPAFADTTQEITFGVGHGCDNLWDTFSVQVDIPASVTTVRAIPSDFGKVTVIRNTANIITGVKWEKLSNADLQDGDTNYYKLGLRIKVPNQPFTRLLFPTHQVCRSADGKVEKPVDWVAETDSHDENGPKPAPSLNILPPREKGWNKYTVPVAITDLKQYFGDALIVWKGNAAYSPGANTVGQIKSTADVTELTSLAANDVVWVKY, encoded by the coding sequence ATGTCCAAAACGTCGAGCGCGGTCGTTGTCGGAGTGTTCACCCTTGTCACGCCGGCGCTGGCCGCCGCGCACATCTCGTTGGGGGCCGCACCAGCCTTCGCCGATACGACGCAGGAGATCACCTTCGGTGTCGGTCACGGTTGCGACAACCTGTGGGACACCTTCTCCGTGCAGGTGGACATTCCGGCATCCGTAACGACGGTGCGGGCCATCCCCAGCGACTTCGGCAAAGTGACCGTGATTCGCAATACCGCCAACATCATCACCGGCGTCAAGTGGGAGAAACTGAGCAACGCGGATCTCCAGGACGGAGATACGAATTACTACAAATTGGGATTGCGCATCAAAGTGCCCAATCAACCCTTTACGCGGCTGCTCTTCCCGACGCACCAAGTGTGCCGCTCCGCAGACGGCAAGGTCGAAAAGCCAGTCGACTGGGTGGCGGAGACCGATTCGCACGATGAGAACGGGCCGAAACCCGCCCCCTCGCTGAACATCCTTCCTCCGCGTGAGAAGGGCTGGAACAAGTACACGGTGCCGGTCGCCATCACGGATTTGAAGCAGTACTTCGGCGATGCGCTCATCGTGTGGAAGGGCAATGCCGCCTACAGCCCGGGCGCGAATACCGTGGGCCAAATCAAGTCCACGGCGGACGTGACCGAGCTCACCTCGCTCGCCGCCAACGACGTCGTTTGGGTGAAGTACTGA
- a CDS encoding VOC family protein: MSHIELTAIIVDEYDPAIAFFVNVLGFELVEDSPAVSSHDGHAKRWVVVRPPGAQTGILLARADGERQRAAVGDQFAGRVGMFLRVDDFEAAYARLRAAGVTFVREPRHEPYGSVVVFLDIAGNRWDLLGPRPA, encoded by the coding sequence ATGTCGCATATCGAACTGACGGCCATCATCGTCGACGAGTACGATCCGGCCATTGCCTTTTTCGTCAATGTCTTGGGCTTCGAGTTGGTCGAAGACTCCCCGGCGGTAAGCTCGCACGATGGACACGCCAAGCGCTGGGTCGTCGTTCGCCCGCCGGGCGCGCAGACCGGCATCTTGCTGGCGCGTGCGGATGGAGAACGTCAACGCGCCGCGGTGGGCGATCAATTCGCCGGACGCGTGGGCATGTTCCTGCGGGTGGACGATTTCGAAGCCGCGTACGCCCGCCTCCGCGCGGCTGGGGTCACGTTCGTCCGCGAACCGCGCCACGAACCCTACGGAAGCGTCGTCGTCTTTCTGGATATCGCTGGCAACCGCTGGGATCTGCTGGGCCCGCGCCCGGCGTGA
- a CDS encoding YciI family protein, translated as MKFILMMHAPRGTGDWGVTNWSQDDLKGHIQFMMDFNAELRKAGELVGAEGLAPPGQARLVRAGKAGAPEVTDGPFAESKEFLAGYWIVDVERPEQAYAIAARASAAPGPGGKPLNMAIEVREVMSAPPVEV; from the coding sequence ATGAAATTCATTCTGATGATGCACGCACCGCGAGGCACTGGCGATTGGGGCGTTACGAACTGGAGCCAGGATGACCTGAAAGGGCACATCCAGTTCATGATGGACTTCAACGCCGAGCTTCGCAAAGCCGGGGAGCTCGTGGGCGCGGAAGGTCTGGCCCCGCCGGGACAGGCGCGCCTCGTGCGCGCGGGAAAAGCCGGAGCGCCCGAGGTAACGGACGGGCCGTTCGCCGAGTCGAAGGAATTCCTCGCAGGGTACTGGATCGTCGATGTGGAACGCCCCGAGCAGGCCTACGCGATCGCCGCCCGCGCCTCCGCCGCCCCCGGCCCCGGAGGCAAGCCCCTCAACATGGCCATCGAAGTGCGTGAGGTGATGTCCGCACCGCCCGTCGAAGTCTGA
- a CDS encoding YciI family protein has product MKFILMMHAPRGTGDWDIMTKWSQGEVEAHIQYLNDINADLRKAGELVNIEGLMPPKHARIVRAGKGGAPDVTDGPFAESKEFLAGWWIVDVATPERAYAIAGRASAAPGPGGKPLNMAIEVREVMSAPPVEV; this is encoded by the coding sequence ATGAAATTCATTCTGATGATGCATGCACCGCGTGGCACCGGCGACTGGGACATCATGACGAAGTGGAGCCAGGGCGAGGTCGAAGCGCACATCCAATACTTGAACGACATCAATGCGGACCTTCGTAAAGCCGGCGAGCTGGTGAACATCGAAGGGCTGATGCCGCCGAAGCACGCCCGCATCGTCCGCGCGGGAAAGGGTGGCGCACCCGACGTGACGGATGGCCCCTTCGCGGAGTCGAAGGAGTTTCTCGCGGGATGGTGGATCGTCGACGTCGCGACGCCCGAGCGCGCGTACGCCATTGCGGGCCGCGCCTCGGCCGCTCCTGGCCCCGGCGGTAAGCCGCTCAACATGGCGATCGAGGTGCGCGAGGTGATGTCCGCACCGCCCGTCGAGGTCTGA
- a CDS encoding sigma-70 family RNA polymerase sigma factor, which produces MDSTGTHLLRDLAPQVLGVVARRFGDFAAAEDAVQEALAAAAMQWPERGVPDNPRAWLVQVAMRRMTDHLRSELARRRRETVLVAEEAVEYEEPREPGEAAEQEQDDTLLLLFMCCHPALTRPSAIALTLRAVGGLTTEQIANAFLVPEATMAQRISRAKQSIKKSGVPFRMPTGEEREERLDAVLHVLYLVFNEGYATSTGSSLQRADLATEAIRLARAVHRLLPDDGEVAGLLALMLLTDARRLARTGPNGELIPLDEQDRARWDREAITEGVALISKTLSQGAIGAYQLQAAIAAVHDEAARAADTDWPQILALYGLLKRMTDNPMVTLNHAIASAMVHGPAAGLELLKPLDADPRIAGHYRLDAVRGHFFEMAGDAEMARSHYHAAANRTSSIPERNYLLIKASRLRNAE; this is translated from the coding sequence GTGGATTCGACCGGCACGCACCTGCTGCGCGATCTCGCGCCGCAGGTGCTCGGCGTGGTGGCGCGGCGCTTTGGCGACTTTGCGGCGGCGGAGGACGCCGTGCAAGAAGCGCTGGCCGCCGCCGCCATGCAATGGCCCGAGCGCGGTGTGCCGGACAATCCGCGCGCGTGGCTGGTGCAGGTCGCCATGCGCCGCATGACCGATCATCTGCGCTCCGAGCTGGCGCGGCGGCGGCGCGAGACCGTCCTCGTCGCAGAGGAGGCCGTCGAATACGAAGAGCCGCGCGAGCCGGGTGAGGCCGCGGAGCAAGAGCAGGACGATACGCTCCTCCTGCTCTTCATGTGCTGCCACCCCGCGCTGACGCGTCCCTCGGCGATCGCGCTCACGTTGCGGGCCGTCGGCGGCCTCACCACCGAGCAGATCGCCAACGCGTTCCTCGTGCCCGAGGCCACGATGGCGCAGCGAATCAGCCGGGCCAAGCAGAGCATCAAGAAGTCGGGCGTGCCGTTTCGCATGCCCACGGGTGAAGAACGCGAGGAGCGGCTCGACGCCGTGCTGCACGTGCTCTACCTCGTTTTCAACGAGGGCTACGCCACGAGCACGGGCTCCAGCCTGCAGCGGGCCGATCTTGCAACCGAGGCCATCCGCCTCGCGCGCGCGGTGCATCGGCTTTTGCCCGACGACGGTGAGGTCGCCGGGCTTCTCGCGCTGATGCTGCTCACCGATGCACGGCGCCTCGCGCGCACGGGCCCGAATGGCGAATTGATTCCGCTCGACGAGCAAGACCGCGCACGATGGGATCGCGAAGCCATCACCGAGGGCGTGGCGCTCATCAGCAAGACGCTGTCGCAAGGAGCGATTGGCGCCTACCAACTCCAGGCGGCCATCGCCGCGGTACACGATGAGGCGGCTCGCGCCGCGGACACGGATTGGCCGCAGATTCTCGCGTTGTATGGGCTCTTGAAGCGCATGACCGACAACCCGATGGTCACGTTGAATCACGCCATCGCGTCGGCCATGGTTCATGGCCCCGCCGCGGGGCTCGAGCTTTTGAAACCGCTCGATGCAGATCCGCGCATCGCGGGCCATTACCGACTCGATGCCGTGCGCGGGCACTTTTTCGAGATGGCCGGCGATGCCGAAATGGCACGTTCGCACTACCACGCGGCTGCCAATCGGACATCGAGCATCCCCGAGCGAAATTACCTATTAATCAAAGCTTCCCGGCTCCGAAACGCGGAATAG
- a CDS encoding YciI family protein → MFVIELTYKVPLEKIDAVMKEHMAFVRKHYASGHFLVSGRQVPRTGGIILAVADDRAELEAIMRQDPFCVHGLAEFRIIEFLPNQRAKNIEELIR, encoded by the coding sequence ATGTTCGTCATCGAGCTCACGTACAAGGTGCCGCTGGAGAAGATCGATGCCGTGATGAAGGAGCACATGGCCTTCGTCCGGAAGCACTACGCCTCAGGGCATTTTCTCGTATCGGGGCGGCAGGTGCCGCGCACGGGAGGCATCATCCTCGCCGTGGCCGACGATCGGGCAGAGCTCGAGGCGATCATGCGGCAAGACCCGTTTTGCGTGCACGGGCTTGCCGAGTTTCGCATCATCGAGTTTCTGCCCAATCAGCGGGCGAAAAACATCGAGGAGCTGATTCGGTGA
- a CDS encoding 5'/3'-nucleotidase SurE, with protein sequence MTRRRWLWPSLFAQILFVVSCSSGQEPGEEKAAPEQVRQGEESLALGDTNDDAPIRLDIDVRVTTPSAAPRPLKILLSNDDGYSDPGIQAMKRGLRAAGHAVTLVAPAQDRSGSSVSVTGPAPVNATTQADGDMAVEGSPATSVLVGIAVLEARGEKPDLIVSGPNFGFDGGPSTPYSGTMGAATAGLIRGVPSIAVMADPIVRDKTDPAFIAHVERVAAFTARLIERLETKSKDGALLPQGVGLKLGYPALPIDKIAGVTMVNQGKTGLFHLVYKETSPGVFSSAKAPFEPVTGDENGEVVNFRAGYITVMPFVSDLTANRRARHQVRHQLGNIKP encoded by the coding sequence ATGACGCGTCGACGCTGGTTGTGGCCCTCACTTTTCGCCCAAATATTGTTCGTCGTGAGCTGCAGCTCCGGTCAGGAGCCCGGTGAAGAGAAGGCCGCGCCCGAGCAGGTGCGACAAGGTGAGGAGTCTTTGGCATTGGGCGACACGAATGACGACGCGCCCATTCGTCTCGATATCGATGTACGCGTGACAACGCCCAGTGCGGCGCCGCGACCTCTGAAGATCCTTTTGTCGAACGACGACGGCTACAGCGACCCTGGGATCCAGGCGATGAAGCGCGGGTTGCGTGCGGCGGGGCATGCGGTGACCCTGGTGGCGCCGGCGCAAGATCGCAGTGGCAGCAGCGTCTCGGTGACCGGCCCCGCGCCCGTGAATGCGACCACGCAGGCCGATGGCGACATGGCCGTCGAAGGATCGCCGGCGACGTCCGTGCTCGTTGGCATCGCGGTTTTGGAGGCGCGCGGCGAGAAGCCGGATCTCATCGTCTCCGGTCCGAACTTTGGATTCGACGGCGGCCCGTCGACGCCATATTCGGGCACGATGGGCGCCGCCACGGCGGGCCTCATTCGCGGGGTGCCCTCCATTGCGGTGATGGCCGATCCCATCGTGCGCGACAAAACCGATCCGGCGTTCATCGCGCACGTCGAGCGCGTGGCCGCGTTCACCGCGCGCCTCATCGAGCGGCTCGAGACGAAGAGCAAGGACGGCGCGCTCTTGCCCCAAGGCGTGGGGCTCAAACTCGGCTACCCCGCCTTGCCGATCGACAAGATCGCCGGTGTCACGATGGTCAACCAGGGCAAGACGGGCCTCTTCCACCTCGTGTACAAAGAGACCTCGCCGGGCGTCTTCTCCTCCGCCAAGGCTCCGTTCGAGCCTGTCACGGGCGACGAGAACGGCGAAGTGGTCAACTTCCGCGCCGGCTACATCACGGTGATGCCCTTCGTGAGCGATCTCACCGCCAACCGGCGCGCACGCCACCAAGTTCGCCACCAGCTTGGGAACATCAAGCCGTAA